One window of the Colletotrichum lupini chromosome 9, complete sequence genome contains the following:
- a CDS encoding benzoate 4-monooxygenase cytochrome P450, producing the protein MDSPIDALDPNDTSHTYTEVAGLFFRKYWPILLPLAVLVNVFRTRYLSPLRRYPGPFIASTTRLWKVLSTASRRTHLDHIALHRKYGPVVRIAPNEVSIASPEAARHVLSAGKRFYKTAFYGVFPPPENPDIFTEVNEDAHARKKKVANVPYSMAAMQQLSPFIDDTVDLLVTKLAGFTSRPMEYKADKYVDLGAWLHYFAFDVLGEVAFSRSFGFLAEGKDVEDAIATIDRSQAYNGIVGQVPWVDLLLRRNPLWKLFPTLNTKNAPITRIALSEMERRRPFDKESEGKLRNDDGRQDLLASLIKGHLKDTEKFTEGDVFAVAHGAIFAGSDSTASTMQSLFWHILSAPQIHTRMVAEIEDAVKSGSMPPTGNISWKEAQELPYFQACLKEAMRVRPAVGLNISRVVPPEGAELDGRFFPGGTQVAVNGWVLHRDKRTFGEDADDYRPERWLVDVEEAKKMERYMFQFGGGSHVCIGRNLALLEINKVVPRLFRDFKFELAHPGRPLRASATFFVVQDGLEVLIERRELA; encoded by the exons ATGGACTCCCCAATAGACGCGTTAGACCCGAATGACACCAGTCACACTTACACCGAAGTTGCCGGACTCTTCTTCCGAAAGTACTGGCCGATCCTGCTCCCTCTCGCTGTGTTAGTCAACGTCTTCCGCACCCGCTACCTATCTCCGCTCCGTCGATATCCCGGGCCGTTCATCGCCTCAACGACCCGTTTGTGGAAAGTCCTATCTACCGCATCGCGACGTACACACCTCGACCACATAGCTCTCCACAGGAAATATGGCCCGGTCGTGCGTATTGCGCCGAACGAGGTCTCCATCGCCTCGCCCGAGGCAGCGCGACACGTTCTGAGCGCCGGCAAGCGGTTCTACAAGACGGCGTTCTACGGCGTCTTTCCACCACCGGAGAATCCTGACATCTTCACGGAGGTCAACGAGGACGCTCAcgcgaggaagaagaaggtcgCCAACGTTCCGTATAGCATGGCGGCGATGCAGCAGCTAAGCCCCTTCATTGACGATACCGTCGACCTGCTGGTTACTAAACTCGCCGGGTTCACGTCGCGGCCTATGGAGTACAAGGCTGACAAGTATGTTGATCTCGGGGCGTGGTTGCACTACTTTGCATTTGACGTGCTTGGAGAGGTGGCTTTCTCCCGAAGCTTCGGTTTCCTGGCGGAGGGCAAAGACGTGGAGGATGCCATCGCCACTATTGACCGCTCACAGGCGTACAATGGGATTGTTGGTCAGGTTCCGTGGGTTGACTTGCTTTTGCGGCGGAACCCTTTGTGGAAGCTATTCCCAACGTTGAATACGAAGAATGCGCCCATCACTCGAATTGCCTTGAGTGAGATGGAGAGAAGACGGCCTTTTGATAAGGAGAGCGAGGGCAAGCTGAGGAATGATGACGGGAGGCAAGATCTCCTAGCGAGTTTGATCAAGGGACACTTGAAGGACACTGAGAAATTTACCGAAGGTGACGTCTTTGCTGTTGCCCACGGCGCGAT cttcgcTGGATCAGACTCGACAGCTTCGACCATGCAATCACTCTTCTGGCACATCCTTTCGGCGCCACAAATTCACACAAGAATGGTTGCTGAAATCGAAGATGCCGTCAAATCCGGGTCGATGCCTCCAACTGGCAACATCTCATGGAAAGAAGCCCAGGAGCTGCCGTACTTTCAAGCATGCCTGAAAGAGGCTATGCGCGTGCGGCCAGCAGTAGGACTCAACATCAGCCGCGTGGTTCCACCAGAAGGAGCCGAACTCGACGGCCGATTCTTCCCCGGTGGGACGCAGGTGGCTGTCAACGGCTGGGTCTTGCACCGCGATAAGCGCACTTTCGGCGAAGATGCGGATGATTATCGCCCTGAGCGGTGGCTGGTAGATGTTGAAGAAGCAAAGAAGATGGAGCGATACATGTTCCAA TTCGGTGGTGGAAGCCATGTTTGTATCGGCCGGAACCTAGCTCTGTTAGAAATCAACAAGGTCGTGCCGCGTCTCTTCAGAGACTTCAAGTTCGAGTTGGCGCATCCTGGCCGGCCGTTGAGAGCAAGTGCTACGTTCTTTGTTGTACAAGATGGCCTGGAGGTATTGATTGAGCGACGGGAATTGGCCTAG